Sequence from the Montipora foliosa isolate CH-2021 chromosome 12, ASM3666993v2, whole genome shotgun sequence genome:
ACTTTCTACAGCTGTTCCTGTCTCTTCGTCTTCGTGCAAAGAGCTGTATGAAAAACACAAGTAAGCGCCTAATAAAAATACTGAATTAtatgtattttaaaatgtagaCATCAGGGATTAATGCACGCTGGAAGCTCTTCGTATTAGCTTCAGAACCATCTCAACAAACGAGGTTTTGTTTGATACAGGTTCTCCAAAAGCCAAGTGTATCCACTGATGTTTGGGTCGCAGAAGATTCCTGTTTATTGTCACATGGGAAACTTTGGATGCGGAGGTGGAGGATGGACGCTTGCGATAAAGATTGACGGCAAAAAGGTATCGATCCGACAGCGCAAGTTTTTCTCAACAATCGACTGAGTTCTTCGCTAACCGCatagatatttattttcgacatcttctgcaatcaactcctTTGCCAACTTATACCGACCTCGTTCTCAGGGCTTTTTTCTGCGGTTGTGCACGTGCAGctaattctttgtttttttgtttttatttcagaaaaccTTTCATTATGATTCGGCCTTGTGGAGCAACAAAAACGCCTACAACCTCCCAGGAGGGAAGACTGGGTTTGACTTTGAAGAGACCAAGCTACCGACCTACTGGAACACGTCTTTCTCCAAGATCTGCCTCGGTATGAAGATCCCTGGTCAGCCAATCAAGTTTCTGGTCATCAACAAGCAGGCCCAGTCTCTGCATTCACTGATAGCTGACGGCAAATACCACTCGATATCACTGAGCCGCAACACATGGAAGACGCTGATTGGTTCTCAAGCGTCCTTGCAGGCCAACTGTAACAGGAGAGGGTTCAATGCCGCTTCTGTACATGTAGGCCACTCTAGAGCAAGAATCGGTATAATTGGAAACAACGAGTTCGACTGCCTTACTCCTGATTCCAGAATTGGGTTTGGTAACGGAGGGTATCATGATGATTCCAACACATGTGGGAACTTTGCAAAGGATGACGCTAATTCAGATAACGGGGGCAAAAACATTACAGCTATGGGATATATTTTGGTTCAGTAGAGAACAATCACAGTTGAAATAAAAGAGTCATTCCATTTTCAAGCCTAGTTTGTAGACGTTGAAGCGATTGACTGACCGAGCGTCAAAGCAAAAATCAATCTTTGGGACGGGTAGCACTAGcctacaaaaaaattatatgtCTTGAGCTTcatttttcggaaaaaaaggCTTCTCCTTACAAAAAATATCGGCCGACCAGGCAGCAAGACACCAGCTCCTTTGAAGTTTGGTAGAGTCTGCCGACACTAGGTTTGCACACAACGGTTGCACTCCTCCAAGCTTTGCGGTTTACCATTtctaggcaaaacaaaaaataaaaaataaaaatgcgcCAGTGCGATCAAGCCCTTAGGGACAATTCTTATCACGGTATCAACaaacacttttcttttaattattcCAATCACTTTAGCAAGATTTCAAAACATTGTAGTCCACCGTGTCCATAATACACAAAGTACATCTGTTCCACTACCAAGTAAGTTTCTTTGCTGTTTACGATTTTAAGAAAATCCCAGAATGCAAACGCATCAAATACTTGTTATAGAAATCCACAAGCCCTacgagtcaacctttgcgcacatctttctatttttagaacgccgcAAGTTTTTCGGCCCTGCACGTACTGTTTAGAATGACCGATCCGAATAAAGTTATTatcaaacaaagacaaaaatagcaaaaacaatgtatgcaaattgtacAAATTAAGGTAAATTGCTGTAAATGTgagttaatttctaaaaatagaaagatacacgCAAGGTTCATTCAAAGATATGTACATAGGTAGGCTCCCACTCATGGACTCTTGGTCAGTAACGGTATTAACTGgaaggaaaacaaagagaaGCCTTTATGCGGCTATTCGTGAAGCCTCTAAGTTAGATTTTGTTCGTTTTTATTCGCCTACACAACCCTCCCCCATCTTCGCCTGAGAAGGGGTGAGTTTGGACTTGCACATAAGAATGACAGCCATAGTCCTCTGAACTTTTAAATCCACTTCTAAAGGAGAACGAGATCAAATCCTCAAATATTAATAATTTCCTTCCTTTTAAGTCGTGGATATGCAAAGCGTAGAAACGACTCTTgttaggggtcagaatatgcaaagTTTTCACTCACTCAGATTTAAACTAATCGATAAGTCAACGACCAATATCGACTTGTTCAAGATATGCCAATTTGTCACTCAttcagttgaattcaaatcgatcaatatcgattttccGACGTTTCACTTTCCGAAGTAATGCCACAACGTAATAcgttgaaatattcttcgacGTTTCTTCGTTCCGACGGGATTGATACTTGTTGCAGTCAGCATGTGTTACCGAGTTATTGCTCAGTGGAAGACCACACTAAAGGTGTCACTGTGCTATGTATGCTGAAAATGAATGCGAAGAGACACTTTCTCGTCGATCCgccaagttcacaggtccactCGCACTAGCAAAGGAGCACACAGTGAGATTCCCGTGGACAGTGACACTGACTGCATGTGTTCACCAAAAGCAAAGTACTGCTCTTTTAGTTTGCTATTATTTCATCATTCTATTGGTTATATTCAATGCCTTTAAGGTGCACTTGTAACATACTGAATGAGCAATAGGGTAATTATATTAACACGGGGTTAAAACCACTCGATAGTtgtgtttacaaagttgagaaatatccagATAATTTCGGCATCACCTTGTTGTAGTTGATCATGAACAGAAGCATTCCTTTACGATAACAATCAAACACGAATTCACTCTTTCCTACTATCCTCTGGTACTTCATAGACTTTTGACAACCTCGTAAAAAGTTTAAAGGAGCCGAAAACACCGGATGGCGATTCTTTTCACCTGATCACTCGCCTGAGTTGGATTCCCAGTTTGCAGAAGTCAGAGTTAACACAGACATAGGACCTTGTCTCTATCCGCACCCATTATCGAACCGATCTGGTGCCTGCCAAGTTTAAAAGTTTCTCAGCAAACCGGAAATTcgattttatgcaaattaggtcaAGGGTCAGGCCAAACATTTTGTCGTCATTGTACACTTTGTTTTATTAACAcacgagtttgctcacagaaggtGTCATTCTATTTACAAAATGACTTAATTT
This genomic interval carries:
- the LOC137979207 gene encoding uncharacterized skeletal organic matrix protein 5-like isoform X2; this translates as MDQKLGYLTIFSIFFISRLFMMASSKRCERKLLESYRALKNHILKTVAVRTPLDCYFLCQNNMKCKSYNFMITGDICELNNSTKEARPHDFLPDAARFYMGIRPDTAVPVSSSSCKELYEKHKFSKSQVYPLMFGSQKIPVYCHMGNFGCGGGGWTLAIKIDGKKKTFHYDSALWSNKNAYNLPGGKTGFDFEETKLPTYWNTSFSKICLGMKIPGQPIKFLVINKQAQSLHSLIADGKYHSISLSRNTWKTLIGSQASLQANCNRRGFNAASVHVGHSRARIGIIGNNEFDCLTPDSRIGFGNGGYHDDSNTCGNFAKDDANSDNGGKNITAMGYILVQ
- the LOC137979207 gene encoding uncharacterized skeletal organic matrix protein 5-like isoform X1, which gives rise to MQGTAVIRENMDQKLGYLTIFSIFFISRLFMMASSKRCERKLLESYRALKNHILKTVAVRTPLDCYFLCQNNMKCKSYNFMITGDICELNNSTKEARPHDFLPDAARFYMGIRPDTAVPVSSSSCKELYEKHKFSKSQVYPLMFGSQKIPVYCHMGNFGCGGGGWTLAIKIDGKKKTFHYDSALWSNKNAYNLPGGKTGFDFEETKLPTYWNTSFSKICLGMKIPGQPIKFLVINKQAQSLHSLIADGKYHSISLSRNTWKTLIGSQASLQANCNRRGFNAASVHVGHSRARIGIIGNNEFDCLTPDSRIGFGNGGYHDDSNTCGNFAKDDANSDNGGKNITAMGYILVQ